The DNA region CGCGCTGTACCGCCGGTCGATCCAGGTGCGCGTGGTCGCGGTGTCCCTGCTGGCCTCCATCGCGGTGGTCCTGGTGCTGGGCGTGGTCGTGGTGGCGCAGGTGCGCAACGGCCTGCTGGACACCAAGATCGACGCCGCCCGGGCGCAGGCCCGGATCGGTTTCCAGGTCGAGCAGAAGAAGATCGACGAGGCCCGGGACCAGAACCTGCGGGGTGCCGTCGACCCGAGCACCGGCGAGACCGGCACCTGGCTGCTGCGCCAGGTCAACGACCTCGCCGCGAGCGGGCAGACGGTCTACTCGGTGATCGCGATGGCCCCCGGTACCGGGACGGTCGTCCCGGACAGCGCCGGCTTCGCACCGCGTTACTCGGGCGACATCCAGCCCAGCAGCATCCCGGACACCCTGCGCGCCAAGCTCTACGAAGAGCCCGGCCAGATGTTCGACCAGCCGACCCGGATCCACCGCTCGCCCGAGGCCGGCGGCAAGAGCGAGCCCGGGCTGGCCCTCGGCATGCAGTTCGTCGGCCCGGCCAACACCAGCTACCAGCTGTTCTACGTGTTCTCCTTCGGCCAGGAGACCGACACCCTCAACCTGATCACCGGCACCCTGGCGACCGCCGGCGTGTTCGTGGTGATCCTGATGGGCGGCATCGCCTGGGTCGTGGTGCGCCAGGTGGTCACCCCGGTGCGGATGGCGGCCGGCATCTCCGAGCGGCTCGCCGACGGGCACCTGGAAGAGCGGATGAAGGTGACCGGGACGGACGACATCGCCCGCCTCGGGGAGTCGTTCAACCGGATGGCCAACGCCCTGCAGGCGCAGATCCGCCAGCTGGAGGAACTGTCCCGGGTGCAGCGGCGCTTCGTCTCGGACGTCTCGCACGAGCTGCGCACCCCGCTGACCACGGTCCGGATGGCCGCCGACCTGATCTACGACAGCCGCGAGGACCTGGACCCGATGGCGGCCCGCTCGGCGGAGCTGCTGCAGGGTCAGCTGGACCGCTTCGAGTCGCTGCTGGCCGACCTGCTGGAGATCAGCCGCTTCGACGCCGGCGCCGCGATCCTGGACGCCGAGCCGGTCGACCTGCGCGAGATCGTCGCCCGGGTGGTGGAGGCCGCCGATCCGCTGGCCCAGGCCAAGGGCAGCACCGTGGTGATCCGCGGCGACGGCGAGCCGGTGCTGGCCGAGGTGGACTCCCGCCGGATCGAGCGCATCCTGCGCAACCTGGTGGTCAACGCGCTGGAGCACGGCGAGGGCCGTGACGTGGTGGTCCGGCTGGGCTCGGCGGACGGCGCGGTCGCGGTCGGCGTGCGCGACTACGGCATCGGCCTCAAGCCGGGCGAGGCGTCCCGGGTGTTCCACCGCTTCTGGCGGGCGGACCCGTCCCGGGTGCGCACCACCGGCGGCACCGGCCTGGGCCTGTCCATCGCGGTCGAGGACGCCCATCTGCACGGCGGCTGGCTCCAGGCCTGGGGCGAGCCCGGCGGCGGCTCGCACTTCCGGCTCACTCTGCCGCGCACCCGCGGCGGCGAGATCAACCGGGCGCCGTTCCGGCTGGAGCCGGAGGACTCCCGCAACAACCGGGGCCTGGGTGCGTACGGCACGCCGTACCGCCGGGCGATCGCTCCGGCCGGCTCGACGGCGATGACCGCCGCCGAGGAGCAGACCGAGCCGCCGGAAGGGGCCGGCAACGGGCTGGGCAGCGGGCTCGGCGGGGTGCTGAACATCGGCCCCGGGCTGAGCCGGAGCCGACTGCCGGAGGGGCCGCGCTCGGACCCCTCGGACGTGCGGACGGCGGCCGGTTACGGCGCCACCGGCGCCCAGGTCATGGTGGACCCGACGCCGGGACGGCCGTCGGTGGCACAGCGGACGGCGGAACCGGACGCGACGGGTGGGACGGACCTGGAGGGGTCGCAGCGTGCGAAGGACGAGCAACAGGACTGAGCCACGGCTCGTGGCGGTGGCCGGTGTGCTGCTCGGCGCCCTGGTGGCGAGCGGCTGCGCGGCCATGCCGGACTCCGGCGGCATCACCAAGGTGGAGCTGTCGCAGGGCTCGGCCGACAAGAACCTGCAGGCCAGGGTCTTCCCGGTGGCGCCCGGCAAGGGCGCCGAGCCGCGCGAGCTGCTGACCGGGTTCCTGGACGCGGTGACCGCCGACGAGGGCTTCGACACCGCGCGCAAGTACCTCACCGAGCGCGCCGCCGCGAGCTGGAACCCGGAGGCGGAGATCCGGGTGCTCTCCGCCACGCAGATCCCGACCGACCAGGTGGTCACCGACGCGGACGGCGTCTACTCCGAGACGGTGTCCGGGCAGCTGGTGGCCACGGTCGACGAGAAGCACTCGTACTCGCTGGTGGCCGGGGGGCAGAACGTCAACTCCTTCGACTTCACCTTCGTCCGGGAGAAGGGCGAGTGGCGGATCGACAAGCTGCCGCCCGGCGTGATCATGAACGAGGCCAACTTCCGGAACAGCTTCCGGCAGGTCGAGCGCTTCTTCTACACCGCCCCGGACCCGTCCGCGCCCGCCTCCGGCAACGGTGGCCAGGACGTGCTGGTCGCCGACCCGATCTACCTGCGGCGCCGGGTCGACCCGCTGACCGCGGCCGCCAAGGCCCTGGTCGCCGGGCCCTCGACCTGGCTCGCGCCGGTGGCCCGGACGGCCTTCCCGAGCGGGAGCACGGTCGACAAGGTGACCCTCGACGACAGCCGGGTCGCCCACGTGCAGCTCGGCGGGCCCGACCTGGGCGATCCGACGGCCTGCCGCCGGATGGCGACCCAGCTCTTCTACACCTTCGCCGACCAGGGCAAGGGGCAGGTCGACCGGCTGGAACTGAAGGGGCAGCGCGGCTCCTGCACGGCCAGCCGCAGCGACGGCTCGGCCGTCGGCCCCGGCGCGCTGGCCGGGCCGGTGCCCCCGCAGCAGTACTACCAGCGTGCCGACAACGGCGTGCTGATGGAAGCCGACGAGGGGCACAGCGGCGACCCGGTGCCCGGGGTGCTCGGCAAGCCCCGCGCGAACGGCGCGCCCCAGCTGGGCACCGTCGCGGTCAGCCGGGACGGCTCCCAGGCCGCCGCGCTCACGGACGACGGCCACCAGCTCTACACGGTGCCGCTGTCGGCCAACACGGTCGCGATGCCCGAGCCGGTGCTCAGCTCGCCGGTGAAGGCCGGCGCCAAGGACGACGGCCTCACCTCGCCCACCTGGGACGGCCGCGGCGACCTCTGGGTGGTGGACCGCAACCCGCAGGCCCCGCGGGTGGTCATGGTGCGCGGCAACAAGACGTACACCGTGGCGGTCGACAGCCTGCCCGGGGAGACGGTGCAGGCACTGAAGATCTCCTCGGACGGCGCTCGGATCGCCCTGGTGGTCAAGTCGCCCGGCGTGGCGGGCAGTTCACTCAGGTTCGGACGGGTGGAGCGCGGCGGCACCCCGGAGGCGCCGACCGTGCGGATCACCGGGGTGCGCCGGGCGGCCCCCTCGCTCACCGACGTCGCCTCGGTGTCCTGGGCGGAGACCGACCAGCTGCTGGTGCTCGGCAAGGAGGCCGACCGCCCCCAGCAGCTGTACTACATCAGCACCGACGGCTCGCAGACCACGGACAGTCAGCTGCAGACCGGCAACGGCCTGCCGTCCTCCCCGCAGTCGATCTCGGCCGCGGAGTCCCGCGGGTACCTCCTGGCGCAGCCGTGGCCGGTGCTCGCGGTGGCGGGCGGGACGGTCTACCGGCTGGTCAACAACCAGTGGCGGGAAGCCCAGTTGGTGGACAAGGCCCGCTCGTACTTCTACGCGGGCTGACCGTCGGGCGCGGCAGACGCGGGGTCGGTGGGGTCGGCGGGGTCTCACTCCACGGGCTGGACGGCGGTGGCCGCGACCGTCGCGGCGGCGCGGGCGGGCAGTCCGGCGTCGGCCAGCGCCCGGGCCGCCTCGGCCAGGCTCGCCCCGGTGGTCACCAGGTCGTCCACCAGCACCGGCTGACGGCCGGCCAGACCGCGGCGGGCGCGCGGCAGGACGGTGAGCGCGCCGTGCAGGTTGCGCCGCCGCTCGACGGCGTTCAGGCCGGTCTGGTCGGCGACCGGACGGGCGTGCCGCAGCAGCGGCGCGGCCCGGGCGTCCAGGCCGGCCCGGCGCAGCGACCGGGCGGCGGCCCCGGCCAGCCGCAGCGTCGGGTCGTGGCCGCGGGCGCGCACGGCCGCCCGGGCCGAGGGCATCGGGACCAGCAGCAGCGGCGCGGCCCCGACCTGCGCCCCCAGGGCGGAGCGCACCGCCCGTCCGAGCGCCTCGCCGAGCGGCCCGGCCAGCCGCAGCGCGCCGCGCTCCTTGTGCGCGAGCAGCAGTTGCCGCACCGGGTCGGTGTACGGCGCGGCGGCGTGCGCCCAGGGCAGCAGGGTGGGGCCGGGACGGACGTCGGCCAGGGCGTGCCGGCAGACCGGGCAGAGCTGGGTGCGTTCGGCACCGCAGCCCGCGCAGTTCGCGGGCAGCAGGACGTCCAGCAGCCCGGCCAGTGCGTGGCCGAACGGTGTCGGTGCGGACGGCGGACGGGCGGGGGAGGAGGACGGCGGCACGGCTGCTCCTTGCGGCGGCAGGCACGGAGAGTCAGCAAAGGATGCGCCGTATGGGGGGTGTTGTCCAGGTATTTACCCTTACTTCACCCACAGGAGGGTAGACAGGGTGCAACAGTTTGACCGCCTGCCCGCAGTATCGGGTCATACCCCCCATCGCGCCTGGGGAGGCGAAAACTCCCTGTGAGGTGTTCGATAAGGCTCCAGGGGGTTTCAACCGTCCCTGATGGGGAGGAAGTGGAATGAGGGCCAGTCGTTCCCGCCGCTGGCGGCGGGGGCGGGGGCCGGCAGTGGATGGGCTGGTCCAGCTGGAGCTCAGTCCGGTCCGGTAGCACCCGGATCGGCGTCAGCACGAGGGATC from Kitasatospora cathayae includes:
- the mtrB gene encoding MtrAB system histidine kinase MtrB, encoding MKRRFRRPARQVTALYRRSIQVRVVAVSLLASIAVVLVLGVVVVAQVRNGLLDTKIDAARAQARIGFQVEQKKIDEARDQNLRGAVDPSTGETGTWLLRQVNDLAASGQTVYSVIAMAPGTGTVVPDSAGFAPRYSGDIQPSSIPDTLRAKLYEEPGQMFDQPTRIHRSPEAGGKSEPGLALGMQFVGPANTSYQLFYVFSFGQETDTLNLITGTLATAGVFVVILMGGIAWVVVRQVVTPVRMAAGISERLADGHLEERMKVTGTDDIARLGESFNRMANALQAQIRQLEELSRVQRRFVSDVSHELRTPLTTVRMAADLIYDSREDLDPMAARSAELLQGQLDRFESLLADLLEISRFDAGAAILDAEPVDLREIVARVVEAADPLAQAKGSTVVIRGDGEPVLAEVDSRRIERILRNLVVNALEHGEGRDVVVRLGSADGAVAVGVRDYGIGLKPGEASRVFHRFWRADPSRVRTTGGTGLGLSIAVEDAHLHGGWLQAWGEPGGGSHFRLTLPRTRGGEINRAPFRLEPEDSRNNRGLGAYGTPYRRAIAPAGSTAMTAAEEQTEPPEGAGNGLGSGLGGVLNIGPGLSRSRLPEGPRSDPSDVRTAAGYGATGAQVMVDPTPGRPSVAQRTAEPDATGGTDLEGSQRAKDEQQD
- a CDS encoding LpqB family beta-propeller domain-containing protein, producing MAVAGVLLGALVASGCAAMPDSGGITKVELSQGSADKNLQARVFPVAPGKGAEPRELLTGFLDAVTADEGFDTARKYLTERAAASWNPEAEIRVLSATQIPTDQVVTDADGVYSETVSGQLVATVDEKHSYSLVAGGQNVNSFDFTFVREKGEWRIDKLPPGVIMNEANFRNSFRQVERFFYTAPDPSAPASGNGGQDVLVADPIYLRRRVDPLTAAAKALVAGPSTWLAPVARTAFPSGSTVDKVTLDDSRVAHVQLGGPDLGDPTACRRMATQLFYTFADQGKGQVDRLELKGQRGSCTASRSDGSAVGPGALAGPVPPQQYYQRADNGVLMEADEGHSGDPVPGVLGKPRANGAPQLGTVAVSRDGSQAAALTDDGHQLYTVPLSANTVAMPEPVLSSPVKAGAKDDGLTSPTWDGRGDLWVVDRNPQAPRVVMVRGNKTYTVAVDSLPGETVQALKISSDGARIALVVKSPGVAGSSLRFGRVERGGTPEAPTVRITGVRRAAPSLTDVASVSWAETDQLLVLGKEADRPQQLYYISTDGSQTTDSQLQTGNGLPSSPQSISAAESRGYLLAQPWPVLAVAGGTVYRLVNNQWREAQLVDKARSYFYAG
- a CDS encoding ComF family protein, yielding MPPSSSPARPPSAPTPFGHALAGLLDVLLPANCAGCGAERTQLCPVCRHALADVRPGPTLLPWAHAAAPYTDPVRQLLLAHKERGALRLAGPLGEALGRAVRSALGAQVGAAPLLLVPMPSARAAVRARGHDPTLRLAGAAARSLRRAGLDARAAPLLRHARPVADQTGLNAVERRRNLHGALTVLPRARRGLAGRQPVLVDDLVTTGASLAEAARALADAGLPARAAATVAATAVQPVE